The genomic interval GCCGAGGGCGACGGTCGCCGGCAGCGCCCACCGGCGCCGGTCGAGCACGAGGCCGACGACGAGCGAGGGCACGAGCCAGCAGAGGTACTGCGGAGAGCCCACCTTGTTGAAGACGATGAATCCCAGGACGAGGGCGAGGGACAGGGGCGGGAACAGCGTGGCGTAGCGGGCGCCGCGCACGACGGCGACGACGCCGAGCGCGGCGATGCCCGCCATCGCGACGAGCAGCAGCGGGGTCATGAGCGCGATGACCGTGTCGACCTCGGTCCCCGTCACCTGGAAGGTCAGCATGTCGCGGTCGTAGTACACCCAGAAGGTGCGCGGGTCGAAGAAGGTGCCCCACAGGTACGGCGTGCTGACCGGGGCCTCCACCTGCAGGCCCCGGCTGGTCTGGTCGCCGATGAACCCGAACGCGTTCGCCGCGCCGCCCGCGAGGACGACGCCGCTGAGCGTGAGCGCGGAGACGATCACGGCGCCGCCGACGAGCGCGCCCCGACGGCGCAGCGCGATGACGGCGGCGGCGAGCAGCGCGGCCGGCCACACCTTCATCCACGTGGCGACCGCCAGCAGGATCGACGCGAGCCAGGGCCGGCCCACGAGCCACAGGCAGCCGAGCACGGCGAGCGCGGTCGTGAAGCCGTCGAGGCGGTAGAGGCCGACCGGCCCGAGCAGCGCGATGAACGACAGCCAGAACCACGCCGCGGTGACCCGGCCGACGGCGTGCGCGCGGCCGACGAGCACGGCGAAGGCGAGGGCGTCGACCGCGGTGACCACGAGTGCCCACGCGAGGTAGTAGCCCGCGAGCGGGGCGAGGCCCTGCGCCGCGATCATCGGCAGCAGGGCGAGCTGCGGGTACACCCAGGGCTCGGTGATCCCGACGATCGCGCTGCCGTCGAGGGCCATCCGCGACCAGGGGTCGTACACGTTGTGCACGTCGCCCATGGGCTGGTTCGGCATGAGGAACCCGAGCCACGCGACGCCCAGGTGGACGACCGCGAACGCGTTCCACAGCACCGCGCGCCTCGACATCCCTCCATCCTAGGGACGGCGTCCCCGGACCCGGTTCCCGGGGCCGGCGCCGGCTCAGCCTCCCGCGAGCATGCCTCCGACGACGGATGCCGCGGCCTCCGCGACCTCGAGCGCGACGACCGGTCCGCCCCGGTGTGCCTCCGACGCTGCCGCGGCGGCCCGGCCGTGCAGCCACGCCGCCGTCGCGGCGCAGGCCTGCGGCGTCGCCCCCGCGCCGCCGTCGCCGCCGCCATCACCGCCGCCATCGCCGTCGCTGCCACTCGGTGCGGCGGTCGCGCCCGCCAGCAGCGCCCCCAGGATGCCGGCGAGCACGTCGCCGGTCCCGGCCGTGGCGAGCCACGGCACGTCCGTCGTGACGGTGCGGATGCCGCCGTCCGGCGCTGCCACGATCGTCGTCGCGCCCTTCAGCAGCACGACGGCACCGGTGGCCGCCGCCGTCTCGGCCGCCGCCGCGACCCGGTCGGGTTGCTCGCCGAGGCCGAGACTCTTCCGCAGCGCGGCATGCTCCCGGTCGTGCGGAGTGAGCACCCGCGGCGGGCGCGCGTCGGCGGCGGCCGTCTCGGCATCCGCGGCACGATCGACGCGCGACAGCGCCCCGATGAGGTCCAGGGCTCCGGCGTCGACGACCACGGGGACATCCGCCTGCAGGACGCCCCGGAGCGCGGCCGTCTCGTCGGGGGTGCGGTCCGCGGCATCCGTCCCCGATCCGATCACCCACGCCTGCACGCGACCGTCGGCGGTGACGGTCTCGGGGCGGCGGTGCAGCACAAGCGCGCGGGGGCGTTCCGGTCCGAGGTAGCGGACCATCCCGACACCGGTGCGCCACGCCGCCTCCACGCCGAGGACGGCGGCGCCGGGATAGGCGTCCGACCCCGTCCGCAGCCCCACGACGCCGCGGGAATACTTGTCATCGTGGGCCGTTGGCCTCCTGAGGACCGCCGCCGCGTCGGCCGCGGACCATTCCCGTGACGCGTTCATGCGCGACACTGTACCCGGCCGGCCCCGGCGCCGGCCCGCCCCGTCCCCACTCGGAAGGTCGCCGATGAGCCTGCTGTTCTCCCCCTATGACCTCGCCGGACGCACCGTGCGCAATCGCCTGTGGGTCGCGCCGATGTGCCAGTACTCGGCGAGCGAGGGCGTGCCGAACGACTGGCACCACGTGCACCTGGCGCAGTTCGCGTCCGGTGGCGCGGGCGTCGTCATCGCCGAGGCCACCGCGGTCGTGCCCGAAGGGCGCATCTCCCCCGAGGACACCGGACTGTGGAACGACGCGCAGCAGGAGGCGTGGGCGCCGATCGCCGCCGCGATCCGCGCGCGCGGCGCGCTGCCGGGCATCCAGCTCGCTCACGCGGGGCGCAAGGCCTCGACCTGGTCGCCGTTCTCCGGTCACCGCGGTTCCGTGCCGACGGATGCCGGGGGCTGGACGACCGTCGCGCCCTCCGCCGTCGCCTTCGAGGGCTTCGCCGAGCCCGTCGCGCTCGACACCGCCGGCATCGATCGGATCGTCGAGGCGTTCGGCGCTGCGGCGGTGCGCGCCGTCGCCGCCGGGTTCGACGTGCTCGAAGTGCACGCCGCGCACGGCTACCTGCTGCACCTGCACCAGTTCCTCTCCCCGCTGTCGAACCTCCGCGACGACGAGTACGGCGGAAGCCTTCACAACCGCGCCCGGCTGCTGCTGCGCATCGTCGAGACGGTGCGCGCCGCGGCGCCGCAGGCGGCGCTCGTGGTGCGGTTCTCGGCATCCGACTGGGCCGACGGCGGCTGGGACGCCGCGCAGACGGCGGCCGTCGCGCAGTGGGCGGCCGAGCGCGGCGCGGTGCTGTTCGACATCTCCAGCGGCGGACTCGTCGCCCACCAGCGCATCACGACGGGCCCGGGCTATCAGGTGCCGCTGGCCGCCGAGGTGCGCAGGTCCAGCGGCCTGCCGGTGAGCGCCGTCGGCGAGATCACGTCGGGCGCCCAGGCCGAGGCGGTGCTGCAGTCGGGCGACGCCGACGTGATCCTCGCCGGGCGGGAGTGGCTGCGCGACCCGCACTTCGCGCTGCGCGCCGCCACCGAGCTCGGCGAGACCGACGCATCGCTGTGGCCTCCGCAGTACGTCCGCGCCCGGCCCCACTAGCGCGAGCCGCTCAACGGGTGGTTTCTTGCCGTGTGACTCAGTACCCGCCGCGGCGGGTCGCATCGTGCACCTCGCCGACGAGCTCCTCGATGATGTCCTCGAGGAACAGCACCCCGGTGGTCTCCCCTGAGGCGTTCCGCACCTGCGCGAGGTGCCGGCTCGACCGGCGCATGAGGGCGAGCGCGTCCTCGAGATCGGTCGTCTCGGCCACCGGCACCATGTGATGGATCCGCTTGGGCTTGATCGGAGCGGCGACGTCGTTCTCGGCATCCGCGCCCTCGGTGGCGCGGAGCACGTCCTTGAGGTGCACGTAGCCGATGGGCACGCCCTCGGCATCCACGATCACGTACCGTGAGAACCCGTGCTTGGCGACGGCCCGCTCGATCTCGTCGGGCGTCGTGATCTCCGGCAGGGTGACGAGCTCCGACAGCGGCACGGCGACATCCCGGGCCTTCTTGTCGGTGAACTCCACGGCCGCGGCGACGGCGCCCGACGCGTCGTCGAGCACACCCTCGATGCGGGACTGGTTCACGATCGTGGCGACCTCGTCGAGCGTGAAGGTGGATGCCGCCTCGTCCTTGGGTTCCACGCGGAACAGGCGCACGATGTGGTTCGCGATCCAGTTCAGCGCCACGATGATCGGATAGAAGAGCTTCGACACCCACACGAGCGGCGTCGCCAGCATCAGCACGGCGCGATCGGGCAGCGA from Microbacterium aurum carries:
- a CDS encoding glycosyltransferase 87 family protein; this translates as MSRRAVLWNAFAVVHLGVAWLGFLMPNQPMGDVHNVYDPWSRMALDGSAIVGITEPWVYPQLALLPMIAAQGLAPLAGYYLAWALVVTAVDALAFAVLVGRAHAVGRVTAAWFWLSFIALLGPVGLYRLDGFTTALAVLGCLWLVGRPWLASILLAVATWMKVWPAALLAAAVIALRRRGALVGGAVIVSALTLSGVVLAGGAANAFGFIGDQTSRGLQVEAPVSTPYLWGTFFDPRTFWVYYDRDMLTFQVTGTEVDTVIALMTPLLLVAMAGIAALGVVAVVRGARYATLFPPLSLALVLGFIVFNKVGSPQYLCWLVPSLVVGLVLDRRRWALPATVALGTALLTQLVYPLLYGGILTPALVPVTVLTVRNLALIALLVWMVVRLAAIVRSPVRDAAALRAASFA
- a CDS encoding ADP-dependent NAD(P)H-hydrate dehydratase gives rise to the protein MNASREWSAADAAAVLRRPTAHDDKYSRGVVGLRTGSDAYPGAAVLGVEAAWRTGVGMVRYLGPERPRALVLHRRPETVTADGRVQAWVIGSGTDAADRTPDETAALRGVLQADVPVVVDAGALDLIGALSRVDRAADAETAAADARPPRVLTPHDREHAALRKSLGLGEQPDRVAAAAETAAATGAVVLLKGATTIVAAPDGGIRTVTTDVPWLATAGTGDVLAGILGALLAGATAAPSGSDGDGGGDGGGDGGAGATPQACAATAAWLHGRAAAAASEAHRGGPVVALEVAEAAASVVGGMLAGG
- a CDS encoding NADH:flavin oxidoreductase/NADH oxidase, giving the protein MSLLFSPYDLAGRTVRNRLWVAPMCQYSASEGVPNDWHHVHLAQFASGGAGVVIAEATAVVPEGRISPEDTGLWNDAQQEAWAPIAAAIRARGALPGIQLAHAGRKASTWSPFSGHRGSVPTDAGGWTTVAPSAVAFEGFAEPVALDTAGIDRIVEAFGAAAVRAVAAGFDVLEVHAAHGYLLHLHQFLSPLSNLRDDEYGGSLHNRARLLLRIVETVRAAAPQAALVVRFSASDWADGGWDAAQTAAVAQWAAERGAVLFDISSGGLVAHQRITTGPGYQVPLAAEVRRSSGLPVSAVGEITSGAQAEAVLQSGDADVILAGREWLRDPHFALRAATELGETDASLWPPQYVRARPH
- a CDS encoding hemolysin family protein, whose amino-acid sequence is MSDWAGLAWLVVLLAFNGFFVASEFAVISARRSQIEPLAEKGSRAAKTALYAMEHATLMLATCQLGITICSLLILNVSEPAIHHLLEGPLGLTGWSEAVIGGVAFAIALVVVSYLHVVFGEMVPKNLAFSLPDRAVLMLATPLVWVSKLFYPIIVALNWIANHIVRLFRVEPKDEAASTFTLDEVATIVNQSRIEGVLDDASGAVAAAVEFTDKKARDVAVPLSELVTLPEITTPDEIERAVAKHGFSRYVIVDAEGVPIGYVHLKDVLRATEGADAENDVAAPIKPKRIHHMVPVAETTDLEDALALMRRSSRHLAQVRNASGETTGVLFLEDIIEELVGEVHDATRRGGY